AGAATAAATGGTTGTATGTAATGAACATGTTAATGTGTTAAACGAACATATCATTTTTCGTTTTATCTTTTttcttagctttgattattgaatTTATTTTGATTGATGTATTAAGAGATTGTTTATACAAAAAAGAACAATTGAAAGtagttaaaaaatatattctcttattaaaagaacatatttaaaaaaaaaaattgttgttatttttgtctttttcagtttgttcttttgtttcataaacaaaaagaaaatgttgttctcttttcctataacatgttgttctttttatattacAGACTTCAGATGAaattgttcttttgttgttcttttatcaTTTTATATTACTTTATTGTGTTCCTTTTCTAAATATTATGTTATACCTTTAGACATTTTGAATAATGTGCAGTGTTAGATTATTCTGAACAatatgatgttgatgatgatccAGAATCCTATGTGGTTGTTGGCCAAGGTATTAGTCCTGTTCTTTTTTCGATGTTAATATGTTTGTTTAGTCTTTCCTTTTGTTCTTTTATGTATTGGTTATGGTAAATGTATTAAGAGACTGTAATAATACAAAAAAGCATTATTGAATATAGTCAAAGAacatatgctcgtattaaacaaatatattttgaaaataactGTTGTTTTGCTGTTGTTTTCTATTTTATTCTGTAATTGTtgttattttcttctttttcagtCTGTTGTTTTGTTTGATATTCAAAAACaacatgttgttcttttttttatagCTTGTTGTTCGTTTGATATTACAGACTTCAGACcaaattgttcttttgttgttcttttaccatttttttgttgttcttttaccttttttgttgttcttttcataTTGTTAATATAAatgttctacatgatatgttctttttatgttacctataatgttcttttcgtttacttTATTGTACGTGTTCGTTTATGCTTTCctgttgttcttttatttattgGTAATGTTCTTTGTGTATTTTCTTATTATTCATATATGCAGATTTTGAAGAACCAGTTTCACTAGAGGGTAGTGTAGTTAAGGATGATGATGAAGCGTATGAGTTATACGATAGTCATGCTTTTAGGAATGATATTGGTACTAGGAAGGGTAAAAAGGAGTATAGGAATGGCACCAAAATAGTTCGGTAGTGGTTTTTTGTTTGTGCATATGAGGGTTTTAAAAAAGATGATGGGGTTGTGCCTAAATCTTACGTCACTTTCCTCTTTTTTTGGTTGGGTTTCTGGAGGTTTATCTTTGGCATTTGATGCCATGTTTTTTTCCCTCATCTTGTCCCACCTGTATATCTTCCTCATTTCTTTTTATGCAAAGAAGTTATATCAAACACAAAAATCAAAGACAAGAGAAAGAACATGTTATACATGATAATAGTACAAACgattaaataaaaagaacatatttgAATTAGCAAAAGAATGTTACACAAACCTTTGAGGTTCATCCTCCTTTTTGTTCTTGTGAGGCACTGCTCTGTTCATTCagcctcttttcttgttctttcaGCTGTTTTTGAAGATCCTCCAGCATCTTCTGCTGTTCAAGTAGAAGCTTCCTTTGATTTTCAATACTatactttctgaaaaaaaatcaacatttcACTAACATTCAGACTTATATctaataaacataaaagaacaaaagaacataaaaaaaaaaacaagtgcaccGTTCTGAGAACACTACTTAtatttcttctccttcctcctttttttttatttttttattttcattttctatatatataatatttctgcTATTGAATTCAATAATTTCTCATTTTAGAAACAcatttttgagagagaaagaggagagattTTAGTTTCTCTCAACAAAAGAGAgattttatgagagagaaagttcgaAATACATTTTCTCCTCCTTCTCTCTctgaaatgtgattttaatttaattacgtTTATCGAAAACTAGTTGATTAAGATCGAAAAATACTAGTTTAATTTCGCTAGTTTTTGAATTGTTTTTTATTGATTCAAACATACTGATGCTGCTGATGAATGTGCATCGGGTGATTAAGGTACACTTCctttttcttatttatatgttctttttaaattcTAACTAGTGTTTAGGCCCAGGCGACGCCCCGGGTTACTACATTAGTAACATTTATATTATTCTtatttgaaaatattattaatcaattCGCCTTTAATTACATTTATTAGTATTTGTTTTTTGCAATGGTaacatctctattatataagccagctcctgagggCGTTTTAGTAACTTAACTTTCGTGTCCACTTGCTAAAAGACGAAAATACCCCTCTCTTCGATGTTTACGGGTGCTTCACTGTTTGCTGATCCCCTCACTTTCGTTTCTAGGGTTAGAGTTCCTAGCTTCTTCACTCTCGCCCCCCTTCACTCAATCTCTCATCTTCCATCTCTCCTACAATcaattccttttctttttttaatcaaaTGCGCTTCGTTACTTCTTGGCAAATGCGATTCAACTTAGAGATTATTTTGTACAAAAATTGCGACAAATGTAGGAGTTGATGAATTTGGGGTTGCATTTGAATTCCAGGTTTTCGAAACGCATTTGAATCGACAAATTGATTTCGCTGGTAATCGGTTCACAATGACGCGATCCTCATTGAAAATCAGGTTGTTTTCCTCTTTCCTCTTGATTTTCCTTTGCTTAATTTCTCATAATATCTGATGAAATGTAACTTAGATATTGATTGAAATTCTGGAATTTTCCGAAATGATTTTATTTCTCATCAATGGTAAGCAaattttttaaatgattttactTCTAGGGTTTGTCGGCTATCAGCCATTGTTAACTGATTTGCTTTAGAAAAATTCGATTGGTATGAATTCGATTAAACCAAAGTCGAAGTCGATTGGTATGAATCACCAACTGTACCAGGGCAATCCACATTTGGGGATTTATCAGCGTTTTAGAgataattttttattcaatcaaaaaCCCAAATTCAATTTTTGAGTAATCCGCGGCTCGGTTGTACACTTGCTTTACTCTATTCCCTTGTATTTATCTTTCATTTATGATTACTGCATCTCCCATTCTATCTCCTtcatttttgaattgaattttaactgaaattttgtttcttttcttttgaaaatttgACATTCCCAAGCCATTCTCAAGCTATAGAAGTCACATAATCAGTTGGTCGTTGATGAAGTCGTCGTGGCCCGTCAGTGATGACAAATTGACAATGTAAGTGCAATTGTTGTTATGCATTTGATACAATGGAAAAACTTAAGCTCTTTCGCAGCAATAATTTTATAATCAAGGTATAATTTTTAGCATTGATCTGTGTTTATTTGGTTATATTGTTATAATTTCTGTTGTTTCTATTGTTGGGTTCCAAGTTTGTTATGATTCTGAGAATTTTATGTCTATTAAAGGTATGCTGGTAATATGGTTTGtgtataactttattatatggTTATTGAGATTTTGTTAGGACTGTTTGTGATTTTGGTTGCTGGGACTCAGAAGTTTTCCCTTTATTGAAGGATTTGGAGGAATTTTACTAAAAACGTTATTTAATTTACATTTCAATTACTAAGAAGAACACAATGGTTTTGGGTCTCCAATGGTGCATCATTATGTGTCACTGTTTGGTGTGAAGCTGTGaaacaaatggaaaatgaaaagGAGTCTATAGGCAGGACCCCTGGCTTCTCTTGCGGTTATCGAAAAATATATTGCGGTTCATCAATTTAATCTTAGGCTCCTAACTGGTAAGATCTAAAGTGAAAAAGAAGGGTAAGGTAAAGACATGAAAATAGAAGAGGAGGGTTTATTGAGATTCTTTTTTCATTTTGAGCCACTATCTGCTGTTTTCTGATGGTTTCGTTGTTAAggcatgtttgtttttattttccccttaatttttagttttagttttaaatttgaggaattaatttgattttaattgATCATTTTATTATGCAGTAATACTTCAGAGATGAACGATTTGAAAGCTGGGGCAGAGCTGCTTGATATTATTCTTCCAAAGGTTAATTCTTTTATGATaatctttatttatttcatttattttttgtgtgattatttttaaaatattgataattattaaaatatcatgCTTTACTATGATtattattgaaattgtatgatcTGATTCAATTTAATCTTGCGTAAGTTGTTTTTCCTTCACTATTTACTTCATTTTGATGACTAATTACGGTTTTTGATGCCATTGTATCACGTTAATTATGTTTGTGGAAAGTCCTCGATTTTGGGTTTGTGATATGGAATTTAATTGAATTGGTTTGTGAACGAAATTTTTGGAAACGAATTGATTTGGGTTTCTCTTGAAATGGTTACTTTTAATTGACCTGAAAATTCAAAAGGGTTTTTGTCTTCTGATGTTGAATTTGGTAACAAATCACTAATGCAAGTGTTTTCCTGTATGACAGTCCCAGAGAATGGGCATGGAGCCTCAAAGAGCTGCAGTGGGGAAGCAGAACCACAGTCAGGTTCAATTAATATACCCAGCAGGCTCACCTCCAGCAGCAGACACAGTGAGGAGAATAATCGGCACAATGAAGAAACCAGCTTACCTGCTTGACATTACAACATTATCACAACTGAGAAAAGATGCTCATCCTGAGACTTACAGTGGCGATCACTCTGGCATAGACTGCAGCAACTGGTATCTCCCGGGACTGCTTGCAAGTAACTTGCATTTGATAAGACAATCTCTGTTACCCTATGCTACAAGTCAGCCGGTTTTTTTAACTTTGTTAGTTCTTGTTAACTTTTTTTGATAAGCTAATAAGGTTCTAGATTCTAGAATGCAATAGTTTGAGTCCTTCATTTTTGTTTTAACAAGTGCTAAAGTGGGTTGTTAAGTGTTGTTAGTAAGAAAACACCAAGTTCTCTGGAAAATTGTCAAGTTTAGAAACATTCCCAAGTTCCCAACGGTACTTGATTGTATATACCATATTTGGATCTTTCTCAACGACACTTGACTCATAGCGTGAATAAGAAATAAATTTCTTCGAAAACTTTTGATGATGTCTAATTTTTTTAGAAGAATTTTGTGAATAGTTTTTTTCTTGCCTATTGTTTGTGATGATTGGTTGTAAtaatacgatttttatttttacatgtATActcccgcacgcatcgcgtgcatataagtcTAGTATAACATGTTATAGCTAAGTGGTGAAGACTTCATCATCTAAACCTGAGGTCATGGTTCAAGCCTTATAAATGCTCCATTTCTAAATTTTGAATAAATGACATTTATGGAGTACATATGCAATACCCATAAGCAGCGCGCCACATGACACATAAACTTCTTTATAAACCCCTTttaatatatactccctccattcctttttgatgTTCTTGTTTGGAGTTTGgggtggaaaataagaaaatggaatATTGTAATGATTttgtgtaagagtaatgattgaatgtaagagaaagtaataaaggAATGAAggaagtaataaagaaatgaagtagatagaagatatttttattaaagtaataaaaaatcataaaagtggggttggttGGGGGAATGGGGAAATGTggatgaattaaataagggatggtggagaaatttatggtaaaaagtcatgtccaaaaatagaaaaggGAAAATCAAATAGTAatgacatttatagaaacaagaacatcaaaaaggaatggagggagtagtatagatgttcttttttataacatattatttctgtgtcatcaacatagtttgttatTTTATATCATCAGTAATTGTTCTTTTACATATTTACAGGGTTGTGTTGAGttatttttgataaataaacagAATTAAAACACATTTTTAATCTTAAAATAAATTGTATTAGAAGTACAATAACAACTTTTAAAAGAACATACATATAATTCTTACTTTGAAATATAATTTTCATCCTTTCAAGTATCGTCGTTTTATTAAAAGAACAAAGAGATCTTTTAAAAGAACATAGTTATTGTTTTATGTGCAATTGAACGGGTTTATTTTAAAGTGCATCCGTcgttatattattttaattatagttgGAAAAGAACTAATTAAGaatttaaaagaacaagaaaaaacatATATCTGATTTTAAAGTCCATCCATGTATtgtcgttttattttttttagttagaacataaaatggatggaaaagaacaaaagaaaatatagatctggttttaacgtcgttttatttttttacttagaacataaattggttgaaAAATAACAAATCCAGAACTTAAAATAACAAGTTAAAATATAGATCTGGTTTTAAATTCcatcaaaggttcgtcgttttatttttttaattagaacttaaaatggttgaaaaagaacaaattaagAATTTAAAAGAACATCTAACATTTTAAGAATTTAACTTCTAAATTGAAACTGGattatttattaaattcatAAACTAGAATAATATCGCCATTTTGGTTAGAACACAAATTGGTTGGAGAAGAACAATTCAAatttaataaaagaacatagatctaGTTTCAAATTGAAAAAACAACTTACTTATCTTCCTTCATCGGATTTTCTTCTGATTTGGAAGACTCATTGTTCTTCTTTGTTTTTAAAAGTTCCAGAGGAATATCATCACTtctgtttacaattgtaaattCTTTAGCGTAATTGCCAAAATAATAAGAATTGAGCTAAAATGAACAAAATTTGGAAGaaacaaaataaacacttactcAACAGAAGTCTTTGGTTTGTCTGCTTTCTTCGCTCTACCCATTTAGCTGATTTGTAGTAGAAATTGAGTTAGAATTGTAGTAGAACTGTAGAAGTTGAGAAGCTTTTTGAAAAGTTAATTTGCGAAATGAAAGATCACTGGTTTTTGTTGCATGTAAAGTGTACATTGCAATTGGGCTATTAATAGAGGAGAGATAAATAACTGTAAGTTTttgaattttatattttataaatataacatcTTTTTTGCGGTTTTTTCTATTTTATCTTTAATTTTTGTACTTTTCGTCCTTATCAGTTTGttcttttctattttaatttttgtaCCATTTGTctgatttgttaatattagtgttttacttgatatgttcttttctggtttttgttaatgttattttagttttctttataatgttctttctgattaattttctatgttttttttttctatttttttgcgttttttatgtttcttgcgttttattgttatttttgtgtgttttggtgcaggtgcacCTTCCTCTAGGTGCACACCCCTGCACCATCCACACATTGAATGGCAATGGATCGGACTCGGATCGGATGTAGTAGACTCCAAATCCGATCCATTTAAAATACGGACTCCAAAATTGCATCTATATCCaaatccatttaaaattcggactctaaaattgcatctatatccatatccaaatccaaatccaaatccaaattcGAATAATGCGTTAACTTTACTTacatagaacttgtatttttttaattctaaaataaattgGAAATCCTATTTCTCATTTGCCAAAATCTGATGAgtttctaataaattaataaattacacATATACGcgctttaattaaatatattagattTAATTGAGaactttctttaaaaaaaaaaagttatatacGAAAAATAATACACTTTGAAATAGTTTCGGATCGAATTTGAACTCGGATTCGGATTCGGACTCGGATCCGAGTTCGAATCCCCTGCAAACTCCATGTCCGATCCGTATCCATTCAAATTCGGGTGTTTTTAATCGGAGGATCGGATTTTTTCCTTTGGATCGAGCCGAATCAGTTCGGATTCGGAGGTGATCGCCATCCCGTTGAACACTTCCTCCCCCGTCGCCCCATATTACAAGAAATACAGACTGAGAAGAGGAAGAGGTGGAATTGTAGAAATGATGAGAGGGAAAATGAGAGAAAGGGGGACGATGAACGCCATGAGATCAGGCTTGGTTGTGGTCGGAGCACTCGCTTTTGGATATCTGAACTTACAACTCGGCTTCAAACCCTTCTTAGAAAAAGCCCAACGAACTATCGAATTGGAATCCGAATCGGAATCGGAATCGGAATCAGACCGCTCTAATtctcaacaacaacaactaccACCCTTTGATTCATCTTCCACTCTCCAGGATTGAACTTGCAATTCTTTTTTcaggtaatttttattttttatttttaacttcCTTTTACTGTGTTCCATTTATATGATTGATCTATTCATATTTTTCAGAGCTTACTTTGTTGAATTCTAGGAATTCTTGATGAAATTTATGGGATTTTATGCTTTCCCTAATTGCCCTAAGTCTGATTGATGggtttttgtattttgtaattGCAAGTATATTGAGCTCGTTTGGAGAAATTGATGTTTTTACACTTTCACTTTCTTGTATGAAATTGCAAGGGTTTAAGGCTTTATGGAGTTCTCAATATTGCTTTTTATGAGCTAATTTTATTATAATGTGTGTGGAAACGAAGATATCTGTTGGGTGAAGGGTGGATTTCGAGGGTTCATGAACCTAAGCCCTAATTCTTGCTGATAACCCCTAATTCTCACTACTCTATTAGGGTGCATTTAGTTTGATTGTAAGAAACTGAATGGGATGAACCCAAATGAGAGGAGGAATGGATTAATAATAAGTTGATAACCAAGATGATTTGTTTTGTTTATCTGTAGTATAACATCACTGTATCTCATTCCGGAGCCTTGTCTGGCTTTAACTATAATGTGAAACTGGTTTGTATTTGAATCATCTTGGATCTAATTCTGGAAGTACTGGAACCTTGTTGTTTGGCTTGACTATATTGTGAAACCAGTTTGTATTTGAATCACTTTGATAAAGTTTGATTCGATCTCTCAAAAGTCATGTGTCCTTCAAAATTATTCCTCTGATGACAAAACCCCCAATCGAGCAAAATGGAACTTAATTGTTCCTTTTGTGTTTATTTGAACAAAGTGATAAATCTAGCTTCTTCTTCTTGACCTGCTGATATTGTCATAGTCATTGCATTTAGAATCATTTGATTTGGCTCCACATTTGCATTAGGTACCATGTTGAAAAATGTGTTATTTCCCTCAAACCAGCCTCGTTTTATTGAAATCAGATCGAGATCAAATTATTAAGCCAAATTATCATTGGCTGTCCCTAATTTTTGTAACTTAGTTTTGgtaaaccaaaaaaaatctgaaattctgAAAAGAGCCTTTTGCTATTGGTTATTTTGTAAAAATGACATTAATGATGCTAACAATGGTTAACACAAGAGCCTGTTTTACTTGAATCCTCCTACATTACTTTTTACCCACCATTAAAATCACAACAGTCACCTCTAAGGAATCTTCTCCTAcactaacaacaacaacagctcctctatctctctcctctttcatcACTCTTCCCCAGCttccccacccccaccccccttCCTCCGACTCTCCTCTTCCCAACCTGATTCCTTAAACCCAAGCCCCAACCTTTACTTCCTTCTTATAATTCAGGTTTGTGCTTTATACAAGAAAAACTTAAAAGTGACAAATACAAAATTTGAAACTTTCCAATAGTAAAGTTCGAAGCAATCATTAACGCGTTCATCAAGCGTCAATCCATCGTCAGCAAACAAACACTGCAGTGGATCGAAAAACACAATAGCATAATAGGAGAAGATAAGAGAAGGTGAATTAGAGTAGTAGAAGGAAGAAAATGAGGTTGGCTGGGACTGGAAAGCCCCAAAAATAACTAAGCGTACTTTCAAACGCTCAATGTCTCCATTGGCATGAAATTTGATCTTATAAACCCATTTGCATCCAAGAGCTTCCTTTCCGGGGGGTAATTCTTCCATAACCCTAGTTTCATCCTGGGTGGGCGTAGTTAATGACGGTTGTTGGGTGATCAAGTGGGTCAGACTGTGAGAGGAGAGGATGGAGCCATGGTCTTATAGGATGGCTGTTTAtactaaaaattatttttcctgttattttaaatattttaaacatAACTACCATTACTAGTTTCTTTTACACCAAAAAACTAAGAAAAAACCCTCATTGATGCCATTTTACACAATAACCAAAAACACAAGGCCATTTTTAAAATTTCGATTTTTTATGGGTTACCAAAACTAAGTTACAAAAATTAAGGGCTATTAATGAGAGTTTTCCaatttttaatttcaattaagATCGCATTGAATAATGAAACAGTCCCTCCATTGATCCATTCAGACTTAATTGTCACCTTGATATTGTACCTTAGACCTTTATGTGCTTTATGTGACTAAAAAAGGAGATAGCAGCTACCTTTAATTCTCATTTCACCTCGTTTGTCACCACTCTCCGGTGACCAGTCAAACAAAATTTTCCTTGTAGTTGTCCCCTGCCTTTTAACATTTGTTAACTGCagaaatttttatttatgttgaagaTCAAAGAATATTCTAAAAGTAGTTAAACATTAAACTTTTCTTGACATTAATAGCATCAAGATTTGAAACTATCAAGGAAAAACTTAATAAACTTGTATACAAGCTTTGGAAAAATCACTACTAGTTTCTCCGAAAGGGTTGCCAAGGGAGGGTTATAGTTTGATGAATCAGCCACCACAATCCTTTAAAGTACCACCTCAATAATTTGTTACTACAATGATCCAAGGTAAATGGTTTGGTAAATGATAATAAATGGTGGTAATGGTAGTGCTTTTATTTGTAAATTTGTGAAGAAAATCTCATGCCAATATTCATAGTAATGGTAGCATATCTCCAAATATCTCAttcttcataaattttcatTTCCGTACAGTACCACTTAAGTGGTGATATTGTGTGGTAATGGGAGTTTATGAACCAAAACACATGTTCGGGATGGAGTTCCATTGACATGGTAATGAACATGGGCTTTCCTTGCAAAGTTATATGCAAATTCATAATCATCCTCGCAAGTTGTGAAAGCTTACCAAACGGGCCTTAATCTCTTGCGCCACCAAATGGGATTCAGCTGCTATATTGATCTCCCAGATAAAGTACGAGTTTCTCATTGTTGGGGTCCCTAagtcatactccctccgtcccattttTGTAGTCCTGTACTCTATTTCGGACGTCCCAAAATTACTTTGTTTTGTGTTCATAAAGCTTGCATGGTTGTTAATCAGAGAACGAATCAGAGGGCAGAGGAGAATATAGCCCAAGTATGGGGTCGGGGAGGTCCTTTACTTATTTTCTGTATTTCCTTCCTGCCATCTCAATTGCAAACAGGCAATAGAATATGTAATTAGAAGTTCTGGGACAAGTTTCATATCCTAGAACAGGGCAATAGAATATGTGATTATAAATTTCATCTTCATTTTTCAGGGGAACACATTTGTGAACCAGCGATTCTTTGCATTCTACATTCTGGCTTTGTGAAGCTAAATGCCGATGAAATGTGATAGAGTGGATGTTTGGAAACTACTCCGTGTACTGCTGAAACATAGTGTTTCCTGTTCTTTCCAGTTGATGGATAAATCTGTGCAGCGATTGTTGTAGTCCATAGCTGTATATTTGTGACCTTTTTTAATCTTATCAGCAGAAACATGTAATTTGAGGTTTACTTGAAAATATCCTAGAACTTGGTTATAACTTATAGGGATATGGAGGACCAGGGACATCGGAGGACCATCGATCTCAGGTTGAGTGCTTGCTTTTCCAACCCGGAGTGGATTGTTTAATATGTGAAGCTGATTAACTCACAAGTACCACAAACCTTCATCATGGCAGAGCTCCTGTACAAGGGTGTTTATCAGGAGCAACTTTATGCTTCCATGTTTTTGGGTTCTTGTTATGGTAAGTGATACCAAATTTACAACCACTTTTTTTCGGGTAAATACAGATTGTGATTTTAGTGTAATAAATTAAAAACCGGTATTTCCACGAAAGACAAGTGCTTATGTGTTTTAGAAAATGTCCCTAAAACATGAGAGTTTAAATTTAGTGTGACAACAATGGAATGatcctaaacaaaattaaaagcAGCTTGATGAAGCCTCAGCTGGAAGTGAAAACAAATAAGATTTTGAATAGTCCGTCTGAGCAGATGAATGAGGCAATCTAGCCGGTTGTTGGAGATATAAAGGAGATGGCTAGCTGTTATGGTTTTGTTTCATGCCAAAAAGTGCAAGGAGATGAGATCGGAAGAGTTATACCAAGCGCTTTCTTGTAAATGATAATAAAAGATAAAGTCCTTTTGAAGAACCAACCAATGTACATGCTCTGACACATTTCTTTAAGAGTTTACTATAAATATTCAAGAGAACGGTGATCCTGATCAGACCTCTGGTCCCTTAACTTTACTCTTATGCTTTACTTCTTTTAATATGGTCTTCTTTCTAGCTTTACTCAGCCGGGGTGTGCAAAAGTATCCGATTTTTTTGATCTAATCCCAAAATCCGACAGTTCAATTCGGTCTCAAGATTTCAGATATTTTGGGTCAAATACCcggaaaaaaaataattgattttcagatcttggatctacttttttttttttttcccatttc
This genomic stretch from Spinacia oleracea cultivar Varoflay chromosome 3, BTI_SOV_V1, whole genome shotgun sequence harbors:
- the LOC130469152 gene encoding protein trichome birefringence-like 37, which encodes MKSSWPVSDDKLTINTSEMNDLKAGAELLDIILPKSQRMGMEPQRAAVGKQNHSQVQLIYPAGSPPAADTVRRIIGTMKKPAYLLDITTLSQLRKDAHPETYSGDHSGIDCSNWYLPGLLASNLHLIRQSLLPYATSQPVFLTLLVLVNFF